From a single Eremothecium sinecaudum strain ATCC 58844 chromosome III, complete sequence genomic region:
- the ACP1 gene encoding acyl carrier protein (Syntenic homolog of Ashbya gossypii AER103W; Syntenic homolog of Saccharomyces cerevisiae YKL192C (ACP1)), translating to MFRSVLRVAPRSFKVARVGSSMPIAKAAFATPFRFYSASSLSREEITKRVIDVVRSFDKTAAASDISANTTFAKDLNLDSLDTVELLVAVEEEFDIEIPDKIADELTSVGQTIEYIASNPEVS from the coding sequence ATGTTTAGATCAGTTTTACGTGTTGCTCCAAGAAGCTTTAAAGTTGCCAGAGTCGGCAGTTCGATGCCTATCGCTAAGGCTGCCTTTGCCACTCCATTCCGTTTTTACTCAGCTTCCTCCTTAAGCAGAGAAGAAATCACCAAGAGAGTCATTGATGTTGTCAGATCGTTTGACAAGACCGCAGCTGCTAGTGACATTTCTGCAAACACCACCTTTGCTAAGGATTTGAACCTTGACTCTTTAGATACTGTTGAATTGTTGGTTGCTGTAGAAGAGGAATTTGACATTGAAATCCCAGATAAGATTGCTGACGAGCTAACGTCTGTTGGCCAAACCATTGAGTACATAGCATCCAACCCAGAAGTGAGCTAA
- the MIA40 gene encoding Mia40p (Syntenic homolog of Ashbya gossypii AER108C; Syntenic homolog of Saccharomyces cerevisiae YKL195W (MIA40)): MSIMFRRSSFLLKGALKRSFPKPNTPYVRYSSSSHSKSNAPFGNIELPALLLAGVTTLGTIYLITPKAAKREKVRSATQAAATPMTTVAADVADAEEKGLSASVNADGTVDVEGEDNSASIESEPSAPEEGAGAAQEEGSEEAGSHESAYNPDTGEINWDCSCLGGMAHGPCGEEFKAAFSCFVYSDADPKGIDCVEKFQLMQDCFRRYPETYADQLKAEDEAIEEETGEKRPEWNAAKADAIENTNTLPSSTETDK; the protein is encoded by the coding sequence ATGTCGATTATGTTCCGCAGATCATCATTTTTGTTGAAAGGTGCCCTTAAACGCTCTTTCCCTAAGCCTAATACACCATATGTACGTTACTCATCGTCTTCTCATAGTAAGTCAAATGCCCCTTTTGGTAATATCGAACTTCCAGCGTTGCTGCTAGCTGGTGTGACTACATTGGGTACTATCTACTTGATTACTCCAAAGGCTGCTAAGAGGGAGAAGGTTAGAAGTGCAACTCAGGCTGCTGCAACTCCAATGACGACGGTTGCTGCTGATGTCGCAGACGCTGAGGAGAAAGGCCTGTCGGCCAGTGTTAATGCTGATGGTACTGTTGATGTTGAAGGTGAAGACAATAGTGCATCAATTGAGAGTGAGCCTTCTGCGCCTGAGGAGGGAGCCGGAGCTGCTCAGGAGGAAGGTTCGGAGGAAGCCGGAAGTCACGAGTCTGCTTACAACCCAGACACTGGTGAAATAAACTGGGATTGTTCATGTCTAGGTGGTATGGCCCATGGTCCTTGTGGAGAGGAGTTCAAAGCGGCATTTTCGTGCTTTGTGTATTCCGATGCTGACCCCAAGGGCATTGACTGTGTGGAAAAGTTCCAATTGATGCAGGATTGTTTTAGACGCTATCCCGAGACTTATGCAGACCAACTGAAGGCGGAAGATGAGGCTATAGAAGAAGAGACTGGTGAAAAACGCCCTGAATGGAACGCTGCTAAAGCTGATGCAATTGAGAACACTAACACCCTCCCATCGTCCACTGAGACGGATAAATAA
- the SPP382 gene encoding mRNA splicing protein SPP382 (Syntenic homolog of Ashbya gossypii AER107W; Syntenic homolog of Saccharomyces cerevisiae YLR424W (SPP382)) — MFPSKKRRMANGSNGGGTMDANQYGIGAKLLAKMGYREGDGLGKEGTGLVVPIQVTQRPVGMGLGALPSESSDSEDESVAGSELVDEVAFKSSGVLTSNHRLIDKVNNLESMGIVVSPGVRSYVMTNPNIPVHEGLAIEKHLTELIDVASKLSSLKIRESGLEKKLITLKADQDLSSNILMVMADPKATLLDKINAIITVNDATAVDKLCSRCLAEYFSEHSGWDPLEVLDETYTELISAVEVLCYVMDTETQKLNRTQTIVFKAIWDKLKPYWENIATDDVHILIGILLDYQDVLSFINCWDYIFENHVTDFLMNILSKWSVGSGLGQNSTIIDLISILPTNQALVVKKELQDKFSKYCTNWYHRDELFDQDDIDFIRRTIGVDLFEEISNRCFLPNFVEQLWHKYFDPTFELEDPKCNDGSLYFISKFRQNRGLLTDYAYKTILSAIFNCINKVIFQWNLYHKDNFDEAKTWLHWYLDKGFTNPNHFENEQIATSKQLLHTPNKVVHDENMDLEQLLGLKKEHIDTIENIPLRKITSTFKDVVQDYCDEHGLFLTKNAQEHTTLDVFGGKATVPTFTINSNCSRLRVAIKDDILWVQRKDNYVPTYLHELIKLL; from the coding sequence ATGTTTCCCTCTAAGAAGAGGCGAATGGCTAATGGATCCAATGGTGGTGGTACTATGGATGCTAATCAGTATGGTATTGGTGCAAAATTACTAGCTAAGATGGGTTACAGAGAAGGTGATGGGCTCGGGAAGGAAGGCACAGGCCTAGTAGTTCCAATACAGGTTACACAACGGCCAGTCGGGATGGGATTGGGTGCTCTTCCGTCTGAATCCTCTGATTCAGAAGATGAGAGTGTAGCAGGGAGTGAACTGGTTGATGAAGTTGCATTTAAATCAAGTGGGGTGCTTACCAGTAATCATAGGCTAATTGATAAAGTGAATAATTTGGAGAGTATGGGTATTGTAGTTTCTCCTGGTGTTAGAAGCTATGTTATGACAAATCCTAACATACCTGTACATGAGGGATTAGCGATTGAGAAACATCTGACGGAGCTCATCGATGTTGCAAGCAAGCTCAGTTCGCTGAAAATTAGAGAGTCTGGTCTTGAGAAAAAGTTAATAACTCTTAAAGCTGATCAAGATCTTTCTAGTAATATACTTATGGTGATGGCTGACCCTAAGGCAACACTGCTGGACAAAATAAATGCCATAATTACGGTTAATGATGCTACAGCTGTGGATAAGCTCTGCTCAAGGTGCTTAGCTGAATACTTTAGCGAACACAGTGGTTGGGATCCCTTAGAAGTTCTAGATGAGACTTATACTGAGTTAATAAGCGCCGTGGAGGTTCTATGCTATGTAATGGACACCGAAACGCAGAAGTTGAACAGAACACAGACGATTGTGTTCAAGGCTATCTGGGATAAGCTCAAACCATATTGGGAAAATATAGCGACAGATGATGTTCATATACTAATTGGAATCCTCCTTGACTACCAAGATGTTCTTTCTTTTATCAATTGCTGGGATTATATCTTTGAGAATCATGTTACTGATTTCCTAATGAACATCTTAAGTAAATGGAGCGTTGGAAGCGGCCTAGGACAGAATTCTACGATTATTGACCTGATAAGCATTTTACCCACCAATCAAGCACTGGTAGTCAAGAAAGAGTTACAGGACAAATTTAGTAAATACTGTACGAATTGGTATCATAGAGATGAGTTATTTGATCAAGATGACATCGATTTTATTCGGCGTACTATAGGAGTTGATCTATTCGAGGAAATCAGTAATAGGTGCTTCCTGCCGAACTTTGTTGAGCAGCTTTGGCACAAATATTTTGACCCTACATTTGAATTGGAAGATCCCAAGTGCAATGATGGAAGCCTCTATTTTATCAGTAAGTTCCGTCAGAACCGCGGTTTGCTAACTGACTACGCATACAAGACCATTCTCTCGGCTATATTCAACTGTATAAACAAGGTAATATTCCAATGGAATTTGTATCATAAAGATAACTTTGATGAAGCCAAAACCTGGCTTCACTGGTATCTAGACAAGGGCTTTACAAATCCTAACCACTTTGAAAATGAACAAATAGCCACATCGAAACAACTATTGCACACACCAAATAAAGTAGTCCATGATGAAAACATGGATTTGGAGCAATTGTTGGGATTAAAGAAAGAACATATAGACACAATTGAAAACATTCCATTACGAAAAATTACAAGCACTTTCAAAGACGTTGTACAAGACTACTGCGACGAGCACGGGCTGTTTCTCACTAAAAATGCCCAGGAACATACAACACTAGACGTCTTTGGTGGAAAAGCTACGGTTCCCACATTTACAATTAACTCTAATTGCTCAAGATTGCGGGTTGCAATAAAAGACGATATTTTATGGGTCCAAAGGAAGGATAATTATGTACCGACGTATCTTCACGAATTAATAAAGCTATTGTAG
- the MST1 gene encoding threonine--tRNA ligase MST1 (Syntenic homolog of Ashbya gossypii AER105W; Syntenic homolog of Saccharomyces cerevisiae YKL194C (MST1)) yields MVSSSRYLVASGLLRSTQRRCMSNSGKVINTTLSTVASVTQEVSNKQDLYLTDPVSLGSVFFLPNGAKVFNKLVQFMKLQQQNYGFNEVITPIIYKKTLWEQSGHWENYKDDMFRVEGNDCAKEEYGLKPMNCPGHCVIFKRSERSYNDLPLRYSDFSPLHRNEASGGLSGLSRVRKFHQDDGHIFCTEEQVAEELRKTLQLVDLCYTTVFPMAKEEKNGSFYRMHLSTRPSKYVGDLEVWNRAESVLKSTLEETNMDWSIKEGDGAFYGPKIDIMVKDHTGKSHQVATIQLDFQLPERFNLKYRDKDGSYKTPIMIHRAVFGSVERFMAMLLDSNGGNWPFWLNPHQCIVIPVNTTNKDIIAFSNKVLEKLRGNVTDSMKPVPLHSFHFNADIDSREESVSYRTREAINKKYSYIVMIGEKEVEQSKVALRSRDSRKVEMLSLDELYNKFCELEQNYK; encoded by the coding sequence ATGGTATCGAGTTCTAGGTATTTAGTTGCTTCCGGGCTTTTGAGGTCTACACAGAGAAGATGCATGTCAAATAGTGGGAAAGTTATCAACACTACTCTCTCGACCGTTGCGAGCGTTACCCAAGAGGTTTCTAACAAGCAAGACCTTTATCTCACCGATCCAGTGTCTCTAGGCTCAGTCTTTTTTTTACCAAATGGTGCTAAGGTCTTTAATAAGCTTGTACAATTTATGAAGTTGCAACAGCAAAACTATGGTTTTAATGAAGTCATCACTCCTATAATCTATAAAAAGACCTTATGGGAACAATCAGGGCACTGGGAAAACTATAAGGATGACATGTTTCGTGTAGAGGGAAATGATTGTgcaaaagaagaatatgGTTTGAAGCCGATGAATTGTCCTGGCCACTGCGTTATCTTCAAGAGGTCCGAAAGATCGTACAATGATCTTCCATTACGATACTCTGATTTTTCGCCACTTCATAGAAATGAAGCTTCTGGAGGTCTCTCAGGGCTAAGCAGAGTTAGGAAGTTTCATCAAGATGATGGTCATATCTTTTGTACTGAAGAGCAGGTCGCCGAAGAGCTACGAAAAACATTGCAGTTAGTTGATCTTTGTTATACGACAGTTTTCCCAATGGcaaaagaagagaagaatGGATCCTTCTATAGAATGCATTTATCAACAAGGCCTTCCAAATATGTGGGAGATTTAGAGGTTTGGAACCGTGCTGAATCGGTGCTTAAATCCACTTTGGAAGAAACAAATATGGACTGGTCTATAAAAGAAGGCGATGGCGCGTTCTATGGACCAAAGATTGATATTATGGTTAAAGATCACACAGGTAAGTCGCACCAGGTAGCAACTATTCAATTGGATTTCCAATTGCCTGAAAGATTCAACTTGAAGTACAGGGATAAAGACGGTAGCTATAAAACACCAATTATGATCCACAGAGCTGTTTTTGGATCGGTAGAGAGATTCATGGCTATGCTTTTGGATTCAAACGGTGGTAATTGGCCATTTTGGTTGAACCCCCATCAGTGCATAGTGATCCCTGTGAATACAACAAACAAAGACATAATTGCCTTTTCAAACAAGGTTTTAGAGAAGTTACGCGGCAACGTCACAGATTCTATGAAACCGGTTCCGCTACATAGTTTCCATTTTAACGCTGATATTGACTCCAGAGAAGAGTCTGTAAGTTATAGGACCCGGGAGGCTATCAATAAGAAATATTCATACATTGTAATGATAGGTGAAAAAGAAGTGGAGCAATCCAAGGTTGCCCTAAGATCTCGCGATTCCCGTAAGGTTGAAATGTTAAGTCTGGACGAATTGTACAATAAATTCTGTGAACTAGAACAGAACTACAAATAA
- the ATG17 gene encoding protein kinase regulatory subunit ATG17 (Syntenic homolog of Ashbya gossypii AER106C; Syntenic homolog of Saccharomyces cerevisiae YLR423C (ATG17)), translated as MSEDESITLYWDNAQRTLSKAQLMCQKSQNMIADLQSTVTAWQKTISKIQFTICCIDNQTIYLAKSILEGMIGKRLLEKEWERNVLDNLSKEMKRLKEEILAKMEILRDTKHVLGDSDETLADFISMGNLNILNEKFRDLDVINTQVINIRSQHDLLLKKVLNQLLKNKIRKLKHECETYFGSEGVKFISEKSYGEIIVLEEELVELLRSLTDHYDKCKLLKSGTLPSAEYAELLRVVANDNDELDKIMGILNDAVDDISRLAEGIYATIQQKEKEKQHMKSSMLKVANELKKYEDYLLVFQGIEELISKFKQTCIQDIAKVQELSSFYDNFLSSYKHLLEEVERRSNVAKQMKRIIERCEEELKALTDEDLKARQMFLLEHGDYLPENIWPGHIDDLEPLYKLSHEIKEI; from the coding sequence ATGTCTGAGGATGAATCCATTACTCTCTATTGGGATAATGCTCAACGGACTTTATCAAAAGCTCAACTAATGTGCCAGAAGTCGCAAAATATGATTGCTGACTTACAGTCAACTGTAACCGCATGGCAAAAGACAATATCAAAAATCCAGTTCACAATATGCTGTATAGATAATCAAACTATTTATCTGGCCAAAAGTATACTTGAGGGTATGATTGGGAAGCGTTTATTGGAAAAGGAATGGGAAAGGAATGTTTTGGATAACCTGTCAAAGGAAATGAAACGGTTAAAGGAAGAAATATTGGCTAAGATGGAGATACTAAGGGATACTAAGCATGTTTTAGGTGATTCGGATGAAACTTTAGCAGATTTTATCTCTATGGGTAATTTAAATATTCTAAATGAGAAATTTAGAGATCTCGATGTTATCAATACGCAGGTCATAAACATCCGTAGTCAGCATGACTTACTACTTAAAAAGGTGCTTAACCAGCTGCTGAAAAATAAAATAAGGAAGCTCAAGCATGAGTGTGAGACCTATTTTGGTTCTGAAGGTGTTAAATTTATTTCTGAGAAATCGTATGGTGAAATAATCGTGTTGGAAGAAGAATTAGTGGAATTGTTGAGGTCATTGACTGACCACTACGATAAGTGTAAGCTTCTGAAATCAGGAACGTTGCCTTCTGCGGAATACGCTGAATTACTACGTGTTGTTGCTAACGATAACGATGAGTTGGACAAAATAATGGGTATTTTAAATGATGCTGTTGATGATATTAGTAGGCTGGCCGAAGGTATCTATGCCACTATCCAGCAGAAGGAAAAAGAGAAGCAACATATGAAATCTTCAATGCTTAAGGTTGCAAATGAGTTGAAAAAGTACGAGGATTATTTGCTCGTTTTCCAGGGGATTGAAGAGTTGATATCGAAATTTAAACAGACATGTATACAAGATATTGCGAAGGTACAAGAGCTGTCTAGCTTTTACGATAACTTTCTGAGCAGTTATAAGCATCTTCTAGAGGAAGTAGAAAGGAGGAGTAACGTAGCTAAGCAAATGAAACGTATAATTGAACGATGTGAAGAGGAACTAAAAGCATTGACCGACGAGGATTTGAAGGCCAGGCAAATGTTCCTCCTAGAACATGGAGATTATTTGCCGGAAAATATCTGGCCCGGTCACATTGACGATTTAGAGCCTCTGTATAAACTTAGTCATGAGATTAAGGAGATATGA
- the SDS22 gene encoding type 1 protein phosphatase-activating protein SDS22 (Syntenic homolog of Ashbya gossypii AER104W; Syntenic homolog of Saccharomyces cerevisiae YKL193C (SDS22)) → MEEFHSSTTAGDQDYNSGNERNDDEIIDLGSNIQGTVIPDNNPQYISADSELTATLPDDIEVIDLVHLKIQSMEALNLHRFPKLKRLHLRQNLIESISEVEVLPADVLEELDLYDNRIKHISRNVNKLVNLKSLDLSFNKIKHIKNLENLERLESLYFVQNKISTIENLNSFPNLKSLELGGNNITDIGPESLKGLSTLEEIWLGKNSISRLMNLQYLKNLKILSIQSNKLKKIEGLEDLVNLEELYLSHNFIEKIEGLEKNTKLNTLDVTANRLTKIENLKHLKCLTDLWASFNQIDQSFESLGEELGSLPVFETIYLEGNPIQTKNATTYRRKLVLNLGSLQKIDATYIRG, encoded by the coding sequence ATGGAAGAATTCCACAGTTCAACAACTGCTGGTGACCAAGATTATAATAGTGGTAATGAAAGAAATGATGACGAAATCATTGACTTAGGCTCGAATATCCAGGGCACTGTTATTCCAGACAACAACCCACAGTACATCAGTGCTGATTCTGAACTTACCGCTACTCTTCCTGATGACATTGAAGTTATCGATTTGGTTCACTTAAAGATTCAGTCAATGGAAGCTCTAAATTTGCACCGTTTTCCCAAATTGAAACGTCTTCATTTAAGACAGAACCTAATTGAGTCCATAAGCGAGGTGGAGGTTTTACCTGCTGATGTCTTGGAAGAACTGGACCTCTATGATAATAGGATTAAGCATATCTCTAGGAATGTGAATAAGCTGGTGAATTTGAAGAGTTTAGATCTATCTTTTAACAAGATTAAGCATATTAAGAACCTTGAAAACTTGGAGCGTTTAGAAAGCCTTTATTTTGTTCAAAACAAGATCTCAACTATTGAGAATCTAAATAGCTTCCCGAACCTAAAGAGTTTAGAACTGGGCGGAAACAATATTACAGATATTGGGCCTGAATCACTGAAGGGCTTGTCCACTTTGGAGGAAATTTGGCTTGGTAAAAACTCTATTAGCAGGTTGATGAACCTTCAATATTTAAAAAATCTCAAAATATTGTCTATTCAATCTAATAAACTCAAGAAGATCGAGGGACTAGAGGACCTGGTAAACCTGGAAGAACTATATCTTTCTCATAACTTCATAGAAAAGATAGAAGGCTTGGAGAAGAACACAAAACTGAATACATTAGACGTTACAGCGAACAGGTTGACTAAGATTGAGAATCTCAAGCATCTAAAGTGCCTAACAGATTTATGGGCCTCTTTCAACCAAATTGATCAATCATTTGAGTCCTTAGGCGAGGAATTGGGTTCATTGCCGGTTTTTGAAACTATCTATCTCGAGGGTAACCCAATACAAACAAAAAACGCCACAACATACAGAAGAAAACTTGTGTTGAATCTTGGGTCACTGCAAAAGATTGACGCTACCTATATACGTGGATAG